A region of Ictidomys tridecemlineatus isolate mIctTri1 chromosome 4, mIctTri1.hap1, whole genome shotgun sequence DNA encodes the following proteins:
- the LOC144376929 gene encoding uncharacterized protein LOC144376929 — protein sequence MKIPSAEGVNRHNDHLSSFLLLHPRPLELHASNPQGATGHSTRPGPHSARARTSSALSLTDVQLPPPTSLATQQLSRLPYRLCLRARKTNPALQDPCGQPQLRVGGNEATNCQRVPLGKRGPRSPHPPAVTEAGKAGGSKPGRVHPERKCPSDGQNTRVVFQ from the exons ATGAAAATCCCCTCAGCTGAGGGGGTGAACAGGCACAATGACCATCTGTCCTCGTTTCTCCTGCTGCATCCCAGGCCGCTCGAGCTGCACGCCTCCAATCCCCAAGGAGCCACTGGCCACAGCACCAGGCCAGGCCCCCACTCAGCCCGTGCAAGGACGTCCTCAG CTCTGAGCCTTACTGACGTGCAGCTGCCCCCGCCTACATCACTGGCCACGCAGCAGCTGTCCAGGCTGCCCTACCGTCTCTGCCTGAGGGCCAGGAAGACCAACCCTGCCCTTCAGGACCCCTGTGGCCAGCCTCAGCTCAGAGTGGGAGGCAATGAG GCCACCAACTGCCAGAGAGTTCCACTTGGGAAGAGAGGTCCCAGGTCCCCTCACCCACCAGCTGTGACCGAAGCTGGGAAAGCTGGAGGCAG CAAGCCAGGAAGAGTCCACCCAGAAAGGAAGTGTCCCAGCGATGGGCAGAACACCCGCGTGGTCTTCCAGTGA